A part of Bacillus thuringiensis genomic DNA contains:
- a CDS encoding acetate uptake transporter: MSNQSTTHHVKMTTADPSGIGLFGLAMVTLVASSQKLGLTDGVSLVLPWAIFLGGFAQIFACIHDAKHNNTFGTTAFGAYGLFWLGVGMTWLIQLGVFGEKLAQAADSKQLGVAFIGYLIFTIFMTIGAMETHKVLFMIFVLIDFLFIGLSLSTLGVMPHAMHNLAAYSELLISLLSFYGSAAAVLNTHFGKVVLPVGKPFGIFKK, from the coding sequence ATGAGCAATCAATCTACTACACATCATGTGAAAATGACAACTGCAGATCCATCTGGAATTGGCCTATTTGGATTAGCGATGGTAACACTTGTAGCATCATCTCAAAAGTTAGGCTTAACAGATGGCGTTTCACTTGTATTACCATGGGCAATCTTTTTAGGAGGATTCGCACAAATCTTTGCGTGCATTCACGATGCAAAGCATAACAATACGTTCGGTACAACAGCATTCGGTGCATACGGCCTATTTTGGTTAGGTGTTGGAATGACTTGGTTAATTCAACTTGGAGTATTTGGCGAAAAATTAGCACAAGCTGCAGATTCAAAACAGCTTGGTGTAGCCTTTATCGGATATTTGATTTTCACAATCTTTATGACAATTGGTGCAATGGAAACACATAAAGTATTATTTATGATTTTCGTCCTTATTGATTTCTTATTTATCGGTCTTTCATTAAGTACTTTAGGTGTTATGCCGCATGCAATGCATAATTTAGCAGCATATTCTGAACTTCTTATTTCATTATTATCTTTCTATGGTTCAGCAGCAGCAGTGTTAAATACACACTTCGGAAAAGTTGTTTTACCAGTTGGGAAGCCGTTTGGTATTTTTAAAAAGTAA
- a CDS encoding NUDIX hydrolase, with protein MIRNRGVAIIVQEGKIALIKRIREDETYYVFPGGGIEEGETPEEATKREAYEELGVHIKVEHLIAKVEYKGTEYYYNAHITGGVFGSGKAEEFELKDRGMYIPLWLPIHELEKVNIKPYEVVESIFNHYKM; from the coding sequence ATGATAAGAAATCGCGGCGTGGCTATTATTGTGCAGGAAGGGAAAATTGCTCTTATAAAACGTATTCGAGAAGATGAAACGTATTATGTTTTTCCAGGCGGAGGAATTGAAGAAGGAGAAACACCTGAAGAAGCAACGAAGCGAGAAGCTTATGAAGAATTAGGGGTACATATAAAAGTGGAGCATCTGATTGCAAAGGTGGAGTATAAGGGTACGGAGTATTATTATAATGCCCATATTACAGGTGGAGTTTTCGGAAGTGGTAAAGCTGAAGAATTCGAACTGAAAGATAGAGGGATGTATATTCCGTTATGGTTGCCGATACACGAGTTGGAAAAAGTGAATATAAAACCGTATGAAGTGGTCGAAAGTATATTCAATCATTATAAAATGTAA
- a CDS encoding ASCH domain-containing protein, with amino-acid sequence MIYEMGLYNKPFQSIQLGKKVYEVRLYDAKRQLIKQGDHIVFTNLTTEEMMTVKVTEIKRYESFKAMYEQIDKKLLDCENDSLEEMLESTYKIYTKEQEQKWGTVAIGIEVIK; translated from the coding sequence ATGATATACGAAATGGGATTATATAATAAACCTTTTCAATCAATTCAATTAGGGAAAAAAGTATATGAAGTACGTTTATACGATGCGAAACGTCAGCTTATAAAACAAGGCGACCATATTGTATTTACGAACCTTACGACAGAGGAAATGATGACTGTAAAAGTAACGGAAATAAAACGATACGAAAGCTTTAAAGCAATGTACGAACAAATTGATAAAAAATTATTGGATTGTGAAAATGATAGTTTAGAGGAAATGCTAGAAAGTACATACAAGATATATACGAAAGAACAAGAACAAAAGTGGGGAACAGTTGCGATTGGTATTGAGGTAATAAAATGA
- a CDS encoding CatB-related O-acetyltransferase, with amino-acid sequence MLYLNQKPEYNKYDIGDYTYSKVGPTIFSWNDETKLKIGKFCSLGEEVVFILGGEHRADWITTYPFNALFDEGAHITGHPSSKGDIVVGNDVWIGYQSCILSGVTIGNGAIIGAKSVVTKDVPPYAIVAGNPAKFIRYRFPQEIIEKLENLAWWDWDISVIKGAIPFLLSNKIDEFFTSPENESM; translated from the coding sequence ATGTTATATTTAAATCAAAAACCTGAATATAATAAATATGATATTGGTGATTATACTTATAGTAAAGTAGGGCCAACCATTTTTTCTTGGAATGATGAAACAAAATTAAAAATAGGTAAGTTTTGTTCATTAGGAGAAGAAGTCGTGTTCATACTTGGTGGTGAACATCGCGCAGACTGGATAACGACTTACCCATTTAATGCTCTTTTTGATGAAGGAGCACATATTACTGGTCACCCTTCTTCAAAAGGTGATATCGTAGTCGGCAATGATGTATGGATTGGTTATCAATCCTGCATTTTATCTGGTGTTACAATTGGTAACGGGGCCATTATTGGTGCAAAGAGTGTTGTTACAAAAGATGTACCACCATATGCAATTGTAGCTGGTAATCCTGCAAAATTTATTCGATATCGTTTCCCGCAGGAAATCATTGAAAAACTAGAAAATCTCGCATGGTGGGACTGGGATATTTCTGTTATAAAAGGAGCCATTCCATTTCTACTTTCCAACAAAATTGACGAGTTTTTTACCTCGCCCGAAAATGAATCTATGTGA